From the genome of Nasonia vitripennis strain AsymCx chromosome 1, Nvit_psr_1.1, whole genome shotgun sequence, one region includes:
- the LOC100678261 gene encoding trypsin-1-like, which yields MGSSELQLPRHRFNVSKIVVHQTFDKDLLTGNIALLEIKPAVSFVDSNLLPIFLPSSENYHLKDGSMLRVSGWARLQKEKSDAAAAELHSRGFESQLSVTGASLVNQRTCIRSMPSYKAVSGKMLCAGNPNAKETCQGDIGAPLANHDILVGILSSADGCFASSYPAVYTKISSFLPWIAKILSLHTSE from the exons ATGGGAAGTTCCGAGCTCCAGCTCCCGAGGCATCGCTTCAACGTCTCCAAGATCGTCGTTCATCAGACCTTCGACAAGGACCTGCTCACCGGTAACATCGCCTTGCTCGAG ATAAAGCCGGCGGTCAGCTTCGTGGACTCGAACCTGCTGCCGATATTTCTGCCCAGCTCGGAGAATTATCATCTGAAGGACGGGAGCATGCTGCGCGTCAGCGGCTGGGCCAGGCTCCAG AAGGAGAAGtccgatgcagcagcagcggagctaCACAGCCGTGGCTTCGAATCGCAGCTGAGCGTGACGGGCGCCTCGCTCGTAAATCAACGCACGTGCATCCGCTCGATGCCCAGCTATAAAGCAGTCTCGGGAAAAATGCTCTGCGCCGGCAACCCTAATGCCAAAGAGACGTGCCAG GGCGACATCGGAGCACCGCTAGCAAACCATGACATCCTCGTGGGCATCCTCTCCTCGGCGGACGGCTGCTTTGCGTCGAGCTACCCGGCCGTCTACACGAAGATCAGCAGCTTCCTGCCTTGGATCGCCAAGATCCTCTCGCTGCACACCTCCGAATGA
- the LOC100114919 gene encoding trypsin-7: MCYDNRALVCAALILLLAEFTSVQSLPDLAVLDDLFRDARVEDNPDDGRVVGGYETSIEQHPYQVSLRYKGRHKCGGAIIAEDWVITAAHCLKSSNPSHLSIKAGSSTLGGRGQVVDVHHVIRHEDYSRRESDYDIALLQLESPLALGSKIQPIELAEAADYYSTGSKASVTGWGVEESSGELSNYLREVSVPLISNSECSRLYGQRRITERMLCAGYVGRGGKDACQGDSGGPLVQDGKLIGIVSWGFGCAEPNYPGVYTRVTALRSWISEIAGL, translated from the exons ATGTGTTACGATAACCGTGCTCTCGTTTGCGCTGCGCTGATTCTCCTCCTCGCGGAGTTCACTTCGGTGCAGAGTCTGCCGGAtttgg CTGTTCTAGACGATCTTTTTCGGGATGCGAGGGTCGAGGATAATCCCGACGACGGCCGCGTCGTCGGCGGCTACGAGACCAGCATCGAGCAGCATCCCTACCAG GTGTCCCTGCGCTACAAGGGCCGGCACAAGTGCGGCGGAGCCATCATCGCCGAGGACTGGGTGATCACCGCGGCGCATTGCCTCAAATc CTCGAACCCGAGCCACCTGAGCATCAAGGCGGGCTCCTCGACCCTGGGCGGCCGCGGCCAGGTGGTGGACGTGCACCATGTGATCCGCCACGAGGACTACTCGCGCCGCGAGTCCGACTACGACATCGCCCTCCTCCAG CTGGAGTCGCCGCTCGCGCTGGGCAGTAAAATCCAGCCGATCGAGTTGGCCGAGGCCGCGGACTACTATTCGACGGGAAGCAAGGCCTCGGTAACCGGCTGGGGCGTCGAGGAGAGTAGCGGCGAGCTGAGCAATTACCTGCGCGAGGTCTCGGTGCCTCTCATTTCCAACTCCGAGTGCTCCCGGCTTTACGGCCAGCGTCGCATCACCGAGCGCATGCTGTGCGCCGGCTACGTCGGCCGGGGCGGCAAGGACGCCTGTCAG GGCGACAGCGGCGGGCCACTGGTGCAGGACGGCAAGCTCATCGGGATCGTGTCCTGGGGATTCGGCTGCGCCGAGCCCAACTACCCGGGCGTTTACACGCGGGTCACGGCGCTGCGCTCCTGGATCAGCGAAATAGCCGGTCTCTAA
- the LOC116738490 gene encoding trypsin-1-like isoform X2 — MSERTFYCQSLSQCRTFEYCSLLSASGRVWASHRTNRIVGGKEVNIEEHAYQLTFQQSGRHLCGASIISRKWAVTAGHCVGGRASTYRVGAGSSHRYNGTFHNVSEIVRHPEYDFAAIDYDIALIKIDDEFSYGSSVRPIQLPERDLQGGEVVNITGWGAVQQGSASTNDLMATSVPIVDHLVCSKAYKSVRPITDRMICAGQLKVGGKDSCQGDSGGPLSANNTLYGIVSWGYGCAQPKFPGVYSNVAYLRPWITSVTGV; from the exons ATGAGCGAGCGGACTTTTTATTGCCAATCGCTGTCGCAATGTCGCACGTTCGAGTACTGCTCGTTGCTTTCTGCATCGGGACGTGTTTGG GCTTCGCACCGGACAAACCGAATAGTCGGCGGCAAGGAAGTCAACATCGAGGAACATGCTTATCAACTGACTTTCCAGCAGTCGGGCAGACACCTTTGCGGCGCGTCGATCATTAGCAGAAAGTGGGCCGTCACCGCGGGACACTGCGTTGG TGGCAGAGCGTCGACTTACAGAGTCGGGGCTGGCAGTAGTCACAGGTACAACGGTACCTTCCACAACGTCTCGGAAATCGTAAGGCATCCCGAGTACGATTTCGCGGCGATCGACTACGACATCGCCCTTATTAAG atCGATGACGAGTTCTCTTACGGATCGTCTGTGCGGCCAATCCAATTACCGGAGCGAGATTTGCAAGGCGGAGAAGTAGTCAATATAACCGGCTGGGGTGCTGTTCAG CAAGGCAGCGCGAGCACGAACGATCTGATGGCGACGTCGGTGCCGATAGTCGATCATCTCGTCTGCAGCAAGGCCTACAAATCGGTCAGGCCCATAACCGATCGCATGATCTGCGCGGGACAGCTGAAGGTCGGCGGCAAGGACTCCTGCCAGGGCGACTCGGGCGGTCCCCTCAGCGCCAACAACACCCTCTACGGCATCGTGTCCTGGGGCTACGGTTGCGCGCAGCCCAAATTCCCGGGCGTCTACAGCAACGTCGCCTACCTCCGGCCCTGGATCACCAGCGTCACCGGCGTCTGA
- the LOC103316422 gene encoding trypsin-7-like: protein MSRLLVLLLLLGSGLGYRLAHPEARRFKSMRIIDGEPADIRDYPYLVSLQYNGSFYGHDFDHFCCGSILNENWIITSAQCAQARQADSFQVRLGSAEYYRSGAVYRIDSVVLHPKFNELSRDYDVGLIKVTEKIVFGEGIQPIGLPKPDDVVPIDANFSIAGWGATELLGKFSDNLLKSHIQKISRESCQSVYGIETVTSRMFCVFAAGFGPCVGDSGSPAVYRNMLVGKSTRLASWSYNCAYQYPTVYARVSSVLDWIEDITA from the exons ATGTCTCGGCTCCTcgtgcttcttcttctgcttggCAGCGGGCTCGGCTACCGTCTCGCTCACCCCGAAGCTCGGCGTTTCAAGTCGATGAGGATTATTGATGGCGAACCGGCAGACATACGGGACTATCCTTACTTG GTCTCGCTGCAGTACAACGGGAGCTTCTACGGCCACGACTTCGACCACTTCTGCTGCGGAAGCATCCTCAACGAGAACTGGATCATCACGTCGGCCCAGTGCGCCCAGGC ACGACAGGCAGACTCGTTCCAGGTGAGGCTTGGATCCGCCGAGTACTATCGGAGCGGGGCTGTTTACAGAATAGACAGCGTAGTTCTGCATCCAAAGTTCAACGAGCTCAGCCGCGATTACGACGTGGGACTGATAAAG GTGACGGAGAAAATCGTCTTCGGCGAAGGCATCCAGCCGATAGGCCTACCGAAACCCGACGACGTCGTTCCGATCGACGCCAACTTCTCCATAGCCGGCTGGGGAGCCACGGAG CTACTGGGGAAATTTTCGGATAACCTGCTGAAGAGCCACATCCAGAAGATAAGCCGCGAGAGCTGCCAGTCCGTCTACGGAATCGAGACTGTGACCAGCCGCATGTTCTGCGTCTTCGCCGCGGGCTTCGGTCCCTGCGTCGGCGACTCTGGCTCACCCGCCGTCTACCGCAACATGCTCGTAGGCAAGTCCACtc GTCTGGCGTCCTGGAGCTACAACTGCGCTTACCAGTACCCGACGGTCTACGCGCGAGTATCAAGCGTGCTCGACTGGATAGAGGACATTACGGCGTAA
- the LOC116738490 gene encoding trypsin 5G1-like isoform X1 has translation MSERTFYCQSLSQCRTFEYCSLLSASGRVWASHRTNRIVGGKEVNIEEHAYQLTFQQSGRHLCGASIISRKWAVTAGHCVGGRASTYRVGAGSSHRYNGTFHNVSEIVRHPEYDFAAIDYDIALIKIDDEFSYGSSVRPIQLPERDLQGGEVVNITGWGAVQQLRASKNVETVAARQREHERSDGDVGADSRSSRLQQGLQIGQAHNRSHDLRGTAEGRRQGLLPGRLGRSPQRQQHPLRHRVLGLRLRAAQIPGRLQQRRLPPALDHQRHRRLSLALDDVKTISSQIDTAQLSSCIYTYIPIHCT, from the exons ATGAGCGAGCGGACTTTTTATTGCCAATCGCTGTCGCAATGTCGCACGTTCGAGTACTGCTCGTTGCTTTCTGCATCGGGACGTGTTTGG GCTTCGCACCGGACAAACCGAATAGTCGGCGGCAAGGAAGTCAACATCGAGGAACATGCTTATCAACTGACTTTCCAGCAGTCGGGCAGACACCTTTGCGGCGCGTCGATCATTAGCAGAAAGTGGGCCGTCACCGCGGGACACTGCGTTGG TGGCAGAGCGTCGACTTACAGAGTCGGGGCTGGCAGTAGTCACAGGTACAACGGTACCTTCCACAACGTCTCGGAAATCGTAAGGCATCCCGAGTACGATTTCGCGGCGATCGACTACGACATCGCCCTTATTAAG atCGATGACGAGTTCTCTTACGGATCGTCTGTGCGGCCAATCCAATTACCGGAGCGAGATTTGCAAGGCGGAGAAGTAGTCAATATAACCGGCTGGGGTGCTGTTCAG CAACTTCGTGCAAGTAAGAACGTCGAAACGGTTGCAGCAAGGCAGCGCGAGCACGAACGATCTGATGGCGACGTCGGTGCCGATAGTCGATCATCTCGTCTGCAGCAAGGCCTACAAATCGGTCAGGCCCATAACCGATCGCATGATCTGCGCGGGACAGCTGAAGGTCGGCGGCAAGGACTCCTGCCAGGGCGACTCGGGCGGTCCCCTCAGCGCCAACAACACCCTCTACGGCATCGTGTCCTGGGGCTACGGTTGCGCGCAGCCCAAATTCCCGGGCGTCTACAGCAACGTCGCCTACCTCCGGCCCTGGATCACCAGCGTCACCGGCGTCTGAGCCTCGCTCTCGACGATGTAAAAACGATTTCTTCGCAAATCGATACAGCCCAGCTCTCGAGCtgtatctatacatatatacctatacactgTACATAA